A DNA window from Nerophis ophidion isolate RoL-2023_Sa linkage group LG13, RoL_Noph_v1.0, whole genome shotgun sequence contains the following coding sequences:
- the LOC133564896 gene encoding olfactory receptor 13D1-like yields the protein MTNVTVLTFFYLTGLSHMTTKLRLLLFCATLLCYGAILLVNGVLIVTIVLEKKLHEPMYVFVCNLCVNSLYGTAAFYPKFLYDLLSDRHMISYFGCMLQLYVIYSYAATEFSILAVMAYDRCVAICRPLEYHAIMTKTWVVFLVAFSRLVPLFSQGISWVLTSKLQLCGSHIRKLYCENWSILTLSCNSIATNSTVGFIVIMFYVGYDIFIFCSYIQLIKLALRSKEGKKKFSQTCVPHLLCLLNVTVALLFDLMYTRYGSKSVDQNVSNFMAIQFLMIPPLLNPIIYGLKISRVRNNILKYFTKKMVV from the coding sequence ATGACAAACGTAACGGTGCTGACTTTCTTTTACCTAACAGGACTGAGTCATATGACGACAAAGCTGCGACTCCTTCTGTTTTGCGCCAcgctgttgtgctacggtgcgatTCTGCTGGTCAACGGCGTCCTCATCGTCACCATCGTACTGGAGAAAAAACTCCATGAACCCATGTACGTTTTCGTGTGCAATCTTTGCGTTAATTCTCTGTATGGGACGGCTGCGTTTTACCCCAAATTCCTGTATGATCTCTTGTCTGACCGCCACATGATCTCTTATTTTGGCTGTATGTTGCAGCTCTATGTCATCTATTCCTACGCAGCGACAGAGTTCAGCATTTTAGCCGTGATGGCTTACGACCGATGCGTGGCCATATGTCGACCGCTGGAGTACCACGCTATCATGACTAAAACTTGGGTGGTGTTTTTGGTGGCCTTCTCCAGGCTTGTACCTCTGTTCAGCCAGGGTATATCATGGGTGTTGACCTCCAAACTGCAGCTGTGCGGCTCCCACATACGGAAACTGTACTGCGAGAACTGGTCCATCCTGACACTGTCCTGCAATTCCATAGCAACCAACAGTACTGTCGGTTTCATCGTTATCATGTTCTACGTGGGATACGATATTTTCATCTTCTGTTCCTACATCCAGCTGATTAAGTTAGCCCTGAGGTCCAAAGAGGGGAAGAAGAAGTTCTCGCAGACGTGTGTGCCGCATCTGCTGTGTTTGCTGAACGTGACCGTGGCTTTGCTCTTTGACCTCATGTACACGCGGTACGGATCCAAATCCGTAGATCAGAATGTGAGTAACTTCATGGCCATCCAGTTCCTCATGATCCCACCTTTACTCAACCCTATTATTTACGGCCTTAAAATATCAAGGGTTCGCAATAATATTCTGAAATATTTTACAAAGAAAATGGTGGTTTAA
- the LOC133564897 gene encoding olfactory receptor 6N1-like, translating into MENSSEIAFFVLSAYFHVGQIRYLYFVLLLLWYCSICVANTTLIVVIFVDRRLHEPMYMLLCNLLVNEISGSTSLYPLMLSQMFSELHRVPVSWCFLQMFYIYTSATVEFCSLAAMAYDRYFSICNPLRYTATMTTRRAAVIVLFVWLYSLSIYLISFVFVVNVKLCGNVINKVFCDHQLIAELACSVSVINSVIELLYVLMAFVFPFALVVVSYVEILVVCFSTSKENKLKAITTCTPHIFSMSNMFVGTTMTVCESKIEGILLTDRVRVFFSIYLLICQPMLTPFIYGLKLPKIRQSCKRFLGRKKVFFWQESH; encoded by the coding sequence ATGGAGAACTCAAGCGAGATTGCGTTCTTTGTCCTGAGCGCCTACTTCCACGTGGGACAGATACGCTACTTGTATTTTGTGCTGTTGCTGCTGTGGTACTGTTCCATATGTGTGGCCAACACTACGCTCATCGTGGTGATATTTGTGGACAGGAGGCTGCACGAGCCCATGTACATGCTGCTTTGTAACCTGCTGGTGAACGAGATCAGCGGCAGCACGTCTCTGTATCCTCTCATGCTCTCGCAGATGTTCTCCGAGCTCCACCGCGTGCCCGTGTCGTGGTGTTTCCTGCAGATGTTTTACATCTACACGTCCGCCACCGTGGAATTTTGCAGTCTGGCGGCCATGGCTTACGACCGCTACTTCTCCATCTGCAACCCCCTGCGTTACACCGCCACCATGACAACGAGGAGAGCGGCTGTCATCGTTCTGTTCGTCTGGTTGTATTCCTTGTCTATATACCTGATATCCTTCGTGTTTGTCGTCAATGTGAAACTTTGTGGCAACGTCATCAACAAGGTGTTTTGCGACCACCAATTAATAGCTGAACTGGCATGTTCGGTTTCAGTTATCAACAGTGTAATTGAACTTCTTTATGTCCTTATGGCCTTCGTATTCCCGTTTGCTCTGGTCGTGGTGTCCTACGTGGAGATCCTGGTGGTTTGCTTCAGTACCTCCAAAGAGAACAAGCTGAAAGCCATCACCACCTGCACCCCGCACATTTTTTCCATGTCGAACATGTTTGTCGGCACAACTATGACCGTTTGCGAGAGCAAGATCGAAGGTATCCTTTTAACTGACAGAGTGCGTGTTTTCTTTTCCATATATCTGCTTATTTGCCAACCTATGCTCACCCCTTTTATTTACGGTTTGAAACTGCCCAAGATAAGGCAGTCGTGCAAAAGATTTCTAGGGCGCAAAAAAGTCTTTTTCTGGCAAGAATCTCATTAA